In Streptomyces sp. NBC_00448, the following are encoded in one genomic region:
- a CDS encoding DMT family transporter yields the protein MLVLCVLFALLGAASNAAGTVFQRKAARRVPAEDAMRFRLLVDMLHQSVWLLGICGVALAALFQALALVTGPLALAQPVFVLELPFALLIAMPVLQRTLPGRGWTAVGCMVVGLAIALACAAPDGGTDQASLARWVPAVAGVGGFTVAAVALARHRRAGPARAALLGVAAAAANALTAALMKSAANTFSAHGFGAFLAAWQTYGFALCGIAAVFLLENSLQSGSIAVSQPALTLGDATLSLVLGLTVYAEHIRTGWWFLPELLGVAMVVAGTVYLSKSVGLTRELGTK from the coding sequence CTGCTGGTGCTGTGTGTGCTCTTCGCGCTGCTCGGTGCCGCCAGCAACGCGGCCGGCACCGTCTTCCAACGCAAGGCCGCGAGGCGGGTGCCCGCCGAGGACGCGATGCGCTTCCGGCTGCTGGTGGACATGCTGCACCAGTCGGTGTGGCTGCTGGGCATCTGCGGGGTGGCCCTCGCCGCGCTCTTCCAGGCGCTCGCGCTGGTCACCGGCCCGCTCGCGCTGGCCCAGCCGGTGTTCGTGCTCGAACTGCCCTTCGCGCTGCTGATCGCCATGCCCGTGCTCCAGCGCACCCTGCCGGGCCGCGGCTGGACCGCGGTGGGCTGCATGGTGGTCGGGCTGGCCATCGCGCTGGCCTGCGCCGCACCCGACGGCGGCACCGACCAGGCGTCACTCGCCCGCTGGGTGCCGGCGGTCGCCGGCGTGGGCGGCTTCACCGTGGCCGCGGTCGCCCTCGCCCGGCACCGCCGGGCCGGCCCGGCCCGCGCCGCGCTGCTCGGCGTTGCCGCCGCCGCGGCCAACGCGCTGACCGCCGCGCTGATGAAGTCCGCCGCCAACACCTTCTCCGCACACGGCTTCGGCGCGTTCCTCGCGGCCTGGCAGACGTACGGCTTCGCGCTGTGCGGGATCGCGGCCGTCTTCCTGCTGGAGAACTCCCTCCAGTCCGGGTCCATCGCCGTCTCGCAGCCCGCGCTGACCCTCGGCGACGCGACCCTCAGCCTGGTGCTGGGGCTGACCGTCTACGCCGAACACATCCGCACCGGCTGGTGGTTCCTTCCCGAACTCCTCGGCGTGGCCATGGTCGTGGCCGGCACCGTCTACCTCTCCAAGTCGGTCGGGCTCACCCGCGAGCTGGGCACGAAGTAG
- a CDS encoding GNAT family N-acetyltransferase, with translation MGKVRAGDGRPAAPVTVRLREWEEGDLWVLRRTNSAEMTEHLGGPESESQLLARQERYLRLDGDGGRMYVVMANTGEGVGASAGPGPAEEVVGSIGFWGRVWQEEPVYETGWGVFPEFQGHGIAAAAARAVVERAAAAGTRRHLHAYPSVDHPASNAVCRRAGFTLLGEVGFEYPKGNPITCNDWRIELPASPAAPIPR, from the coding sequence ATGGGCAAGGTGCGGGCAGGGGATGGACGGCCGGCGGCGCCGGTGACGGTGCGGCTGAGGGAGTGGGAGGAGGGTGACCTGTGGGTGCTGAGGCGCACGAACTCGGCGGAGATGACCGAGCATCTCGGTGGCCCGGAGAGCGAGTCACAGCTGCTCGCTCGCCAGGAGCGCTACCTCCGGCTCGACGGTGACGGCGGCCGGATGTACGTGGTCATGGCGAACACGGGCGAGGGTGTGGGCGCGAGTGCTGGTCCGGGTCCGGCCGAGGAGGTGGTGGGCTCCATCGGGTTCTGGGGGCGGGTCTGGCAGGAGGAGCCGGTCTACGAGACCGGCTGGGGCGTGTTCCCCGAGTTCCAGGGCCACGGCATCGCGGCCGCCGCGGCCAGGGCCGTGGTCGAGCGGGCGGCTGCCGCCGGCACCCGCCGCCACCTGCACGCGTACCCGTCCGTCGACCACCCGGCGTCCAACGCGGTGTGCCGCCGCGCGGGCTTCACCCTGCTCGGCGAGGTCGGCTTCGAGTACCCCAAGGGGAACCCGATCACGTGCAACGACTGGCGGATCGAACTGCCGGCGAGCCCCGCGGCGCCGATACCGCGATAG
- a CDS encoding LysR family transcriptional regulator, producing the protein MHGRGRIDPSQHQCSTEGSSVGGDDEEEGARTAAEPGGASTPAPAPAPAELSPGAWAVRLAPRLAQFAAVAREAHMTRAADHLGMPQSTLSRAVARLEADLGVTLFARQGRTLRLTRAGLTFQQAAERALAEVERSADEVRVDADPGSGRVAFGFLHTLGPETVPALLRAFRADHPRVRFHLVQTYGEAMLERLRAGALDLCLTSPLPAEPGLVVRRLDQQRLRLVVPAGHRLGHRRRVHLTDLAAEPFVTLEAGYGLRRITDALCAEAGFAPRIAFEGEEAETLRGLVAAGLGVALLPPPAVPRPGVTELDLIGQRAVREIGVAWLDGQRDTAPVAAFKAFLLSRKGALLPR; encoded by the coding sequence ATGCATGGAAGGGGCAGAATCGATCCGTCACAGCATCAGTGCAGTACGGAGGGGAGTTCCGTGGGCGGCGACGACGAGGAAGAAGGCGCGCGCACGGCGGCGGAGCCGGGTGGGGCTTCCACTCCCGCCCCCGCTCCCGCCCCCGCCGAACTGTCCCCTGGCGCCTGGGCCGTACGGCTCGCCCCGCGCCTCGCCCAGTTCGCCGCCGTCGCCCGCGAGGCCCACATGACCCGGGCCGCCGACCACCTCGGCATGCCGCAGTCCACCCTCAGCCGCGCCGTCGCCCGCCTGGAGGCCGACCTCGGGGTGACCCTCTTCGCCCGCCAGGGCCGCACGCTGCGGCTGACCCGCGCGGGCCTGACCTTCCAGCAGGCCGCCGAACGCGCGCTCGCGGAGGTGGAGCGCTCCGCCGACGAGGTCAGGGTGGACGCCGACCCCGGCAGCGGCCGGGTCGCGTTCGGCTTCCTGCACACCCTCGGCCCCGAGACCGTCCCCGCGCTGCTGCGCGCCTTCCGCGCCGACCACCCGCGGGTCCGCTTCCACCTCGTGCAGACCTACGGCGAGGCCATGCTCGAACGGCTCAGGGCCGGCGCCCTCGACCTGTGCCTGACCTCGCCGCTGCCCGCCGAACCCGGCCTGGTCGTCCGCCGGTTGGACCAGCAGCGGCTGCGGCTGGTGGTGCCGGCCGGGCACCGCCTCGGCCACCGGCGCCGGGTCCACCTCACGGACTTGGCGGCCGAGCCGTTCGTCACCCTGGAGGCGGGGTACGGGCTGCGCCGGATCACCGACGCGCTGTGCGCCGAGGCCGGGTTCGCGCCGCGGATCGCGTTCGAGGGCGAGGAGGCGGAGACGCTGCGCGGGCTGGTCGCGGCCGGCCTCGGCGTGGCGCTGCTGCCGCCCCCCGCGGTGCCCCGCCCCGGCGTCACCGAACTCGACCTCATCGGGCAGCGCGCCGTACGCGAGATCGGCGTGGCGTGGCTGGACGGGCAGCGCGACACCGCGCCGGTCGCGGCGTTCAAGGCGTTCCTGCTCAGCCGCAAGGGCGCGCTGCTGCCGAGGTGA
- a CDS encoding MFS transporter has translation MDPADTGAAVPSAGPAARPTGAGAPVHTAPADSADSADDRLRAGTPAYRRANLALFAAGLATFALLYSTQALLPALSAGLRLSPAQASLTVSASTGALALTLLPASALSEKYGRTRVMTVSVFTASLLALAVPFAPNLAVLVALRALQGVALAGLPATAMAYLAEEVHPSAVPSAIGLYVAGNSIGGMSSRVAGGALAQAYGWRTALFAVGATALVCAVAFRLLAPPARHFSPGSISPAALGRTVTGHLRDARLRRLYAVGMLFMAVFGAVYTVLGYRLTAAPYGLSQSAIGAVFLVYLVGTGTSAASGALTARVGRRGAFAVALVLCGGGLAVTWARPLWAVLAGLVLITGGFFIGHAVASGAVSRTALAGRAQASALYLTAYYIGNSLGGTLGASAYHLSGWTATTLLAFLALLLAAPAALRRP, from the coding sequence ATGGACCCCGCAGATACGGGAGCGGCCGTACCCAGCGCGGGCCCGGCCGCTCGGCCCACCGGCGCCGGAGCGCCCGTGCACACGGCCCCGGCCGACTCGGCCGACTCGGCCGACGACCGGCTCCGCGCCGGCACCCCCGCCTACCGCCGCGCCAACCTCGCCCTGTTCGCGGCCGGCCTGGCCACGTTCGCGCTGCTGTACTCCACCCAGGCGCTGCTGCCCGCGCTCTCCGCGGGGCTGCGGCTGTCCCCCGCCCAGGCGAGCCTGACCGTCTCGGCGAGCACCGGCGCCCTCGCGCTCACCTTGCTGCCGGCGAGCGCGCTCAGCGAGAAGTACGGGCGGACCCGGGTGATGACGGTGTCGGTGTTCACCGCGTCCCTGCTCGCCCTCGCGGTGCCCTTCGCGCCGAACCTCGCGGTGCTGGTCGCCCTGCGCGCCCTCCAGGGCGTCGCGCTCGCCGGGCTGCCCGCGACCGCGATGGCGTACCTCGCCGAGGAGGTACACCCTTCCGCCGTGCCCTCCGCGATCGGCCTGTACGTCGCCGGGAACTCCATCGGCGGCATGAGCAGCCGGGTGGCCGGGGGCGCGCTCGCCCAGGCGTACGGGTGGCGTACGGCGCTGTTCGCGGTCGGCGCCACCGCGCTGGTCTGCGCCGTCGCCTTCCGCCTGCTCGCCCCGCCCGCACGCCACTTCAGCCCCGGATCGATCTCCCCGGCCGCGCTGGGCCGCACGGTCACCGGTCACCTGCGCGACGCCCGGCTGCGCCGCCTGTACGCGGTGGGGATGCTGTTCATGGCCGTGTTCGGGGCGGTGTACACGGTGCTGGGGTACCGGCTCACCGCTGCGCCCTACGGGCTGTCGCAGTCCGCGATCGGTGCGGTCTTCCTGGTCTACCTGGTCGGGACGGGTACGTCCGCCGCGTCCGGGGCGCTCACCGCGCGGGTGGGGCGGCGCGGTGCCTTCGCGGTGGCGCTCGTGCTGTGCGGGGGCGGGCTGGCCGTGACGTGGGCGCGGCCGCTGTGGGCTGTGCTGGCCGGGCTCGTCCTCATCACCGGGGGGTTCTTCATCGGGCACGCGGTCGCGTCCGGCGCGGTGAGCCGTACGGCCCTGGCCGGGCGGGCGCAGGCGTCGGCGCTCTACCTCACGGCGTACTACATCGGGAACAGTCTCGGGGGGACGCTCGGGGCTTCCGCGTACCACCTCTCCGGGTGGACCGCGACCACGCTTCTCGCGTTCCTCGCGCTGCTCCTCGCCGCGCCGGCGGCTCTACGGCGCCCCTGA